The following proteins are encoded in a genomic region of Oceanisphaera profunda:
- a CDS encoding multidrug efflux RND transporter permease subunit yields MRFTDIFIKRPVLAISISLLIVLLGLQALQKMQVREYPEMTNTVITVSTGYFGASSDLIQGFITQPLEQAIAQADNIDFMSSSSRNGSSSITVQMKLNTDSNAALADILARVNSVRSQLPREAEDPSLEMTTGASTSIMYIAFSSDELSAPQINDYLERVIRPQFYSVDGVAKINLFGGAKFALRIWLDPLRMAGHKLTAPEVLSVLQANNFQAAAGQVTGYFMVYNSDINTQIENPEQLESLVVATRDDGVVRLRDIAQVSLERSHDVVRALADGKPAVVIGVDPTPSANPLSVAENVRNMLPELESNMPDTIKMKLLYDATDAINESISEVIKTILEASLIVVIVITLFLGSFRAVLIPIITIPLSLIGVAILMSAFGFSINLMTLLAMVLAIGLVVDDAIVVVENVDRHIKAGEEPYRAAIIGTREIAVPVITMTITLAAVYAPIALMDGVTGSLFKEFALTLAGAVFISGIVALTLSPMMCSKLLKPHTNPNRFERTVETTLDKLTHNYSRMLDAVLAKRAVVIAFAVLVFASMPVLFSFIPSELAPSEDKGAFLMMAKAPNSANLDYIENNMLKAVDVLNKEDGLATSLTIAGVPNANQGLAVAVLKPWSQRDGQKAVIDRLTPGLQAIPAVAISAFEFPELPGASSGLPVQYVLTTPNSFESLYEVAADVLQKISKSPMFVYSELDLAFDSGTMKIKVNRDKAGAYGITMQDIAITLSTMMSDGYVNRVDLDGRSYEVIPQVYRKDRLNPDSINDYYVRAQNGDMVPLANLVSITMEAQPRSLPHYNQLNSATIGGVLTPGVSMGDAINFLEQEVSANLPKGYSHDYLGGARQFVTEGSALYMTFLLALFIIFLVLASQFESVRDPLVIMVSVPLAISGALIALAWGLATMNIYTQVGLITLVGVITKHGILMCEVAKEEQLAGANRHDAIRIAARIRLRAILMTTAAMVAGLVPLLFAVGAGAISRFGMGIVIVSGLSIGTLFTLFVLPVIYTFLASQHKPLPVFDEDQAPKTVDNH; encoded by the coding sequence ATGCGTTTTACTGATATTTTTATTAAGCGACCGGTGCTGGCGATATCGATAAGCTTGCTTATCGTGCTGCTCGGGTTGCAAGCGCTGCAAAAAATGCAGGTGCGTGAATACCCAGAAATGACCAATACCGTGATCACCGTGAGTACCGGTTACTTCGGTGCCAGCTCTGATCTGATTCAGGGCTTTATTACTCAGCCCCTAGAGCAAGCCATTGCTCAGGCCGATAATATCGACTTTATGAGTTCGAGCAGTCGTAACGGCAGCTCAAGTATTACCGTGCAAATGAAGCTGAACACCGACTCTAATGCCGCGCTGGCGGATATTTTAGCCAGAGTGAACTCGGTGCGATCCCAGCTACCGCGCGAGGCAGAAGATCCCAGCCTAGAAATGACTACCGGTGCTTCTACTTCCATCATGTATATCGCCTTTAGTAGTGACGAGCTGAGTGCCCCTCAGATCAACGACTATTTAGAGCGCGTAATACGGCCGCAGTTTTACTCGGTAGATGGGGTGGCCAAGATCAACCTATTTGGTGGTGCTAAGTTTGCACTGCGTATTTGGTTAGATCCGCTGCGCATGGCGGGCCACAAGCTCACCGCGCCGGAAGTCTTGTCGGTATTACAGGCGAACAACTTCCAAGCGGCCGCCGGTCAGGTCACTGGCTATTTCATGGTCTACAACAGTGATATCAACACCCAAATAGAAAACCCCGAACAGCTAGAATCCTTGGTGGTCGCCACTCGCGATGATGGGGTGGTGCGCCTGCGCGATATTGCTCAAGTGTCACTGGAAAGAAGTCACGACGTAGTACGCGCGCTGGCAGACGGTAAACCTGCAGTAGTAATAGGTGTTGACCCTACGCCTTCTGCTAACCCGCTGAGCGTGGCAGAAAACGTGCGTAACATGTTGCCTGAGCTTGAAAGCAACATGCCTGATACCATCAAAATGAAGCTGTTGTACGACGCCACCGACGCCATTAACGAGTCGATCAGTGAGGTAATTAAAACCATACTGGAAGCGTCATTAATCGTTGTTATCGTGATCACTCTGTTCTTAGGCTCGTTTCGTGCGGTGCTTATTCCGATCATCACCATCCCGTTATCACTGATTGGTGTGGCGATACTGATGAGCGCCTTTGGCTTTAGTATTAACTTGATGACGCTACTGGCCATGGTACTCGCCATCGGCTTGGTGGTGGATGACGCCATCGTAGTGGTAGAAAACGTAGACCGGCATATCAAAGCTGGGGAAGAGCCGTATCGGGCCGCCATTATTGGTACCCGTGAGATAGCAGTGCCGGTTATTACCATGACCATCACCTTGGCGGCCGTGTATGCGCCTATCGCCTTGATGGACGGTGTTACCGGCTCGCTGTTTAAAGAGTTTGCGTTAACACTGGCGGGAGCGGTATTTATCTCAGGAATAGTGGCGTTAACGCTGTCTCCTATGATGTGCTCTAAGTTATTAAAACCGCACACCAATCCTAATCGCTTCGAACGTACCGTAGAAACTACCCTAGATAAGCTGACCCACAACTATTCCCGCATGTTAGATGCAGTGTTGGCGAAGCGCGCGGTGGTGATTGCCTTTGCGGTGTTAGTTTTCGCTTCTATGCCAGTGTTGTTTAGCTTTATTCCTAGTGAGCTGGCACCGAGTGAAGATAAAGGTGCCTTCTTGATGATGGCCAAAGCGCCTAACTCGGCCAACCTGGATTACATCGAAAACAACATGCTTAAGGCAGTTGATGTGCTCAATAAAGAAGATGGCTTAGCCACCTCTTTGACCATCGCCGGTGTACCAAATGCTAACCAAGGTTTGGCGGTTGCCGTACTTAAGCCATGGAGCCAGCGTGACGGCCAAAAAGCCGTTATCGACCGACTGACTCCAGGGCTGCAAGCCATTCCTGCAGTAGCGATCAGTGCCTTTGAGTTTCCTGAATTGCCCGGTGCCTCAAGCGGTTTGCCGGTGCAATATGTGCTGACCACGCCTAACTCGTTTGAAAGCCTGTATGAAGTGGCGGCGGATGTGCTGCAAAAAATCAGCAAAAGCCCGATGTTCGTTTATAGCGAGCTGGACTTGGCCTTTGACTCCGGCACCATGAAAATCAAGGTGAATCGAGATAAAGCCGGTGCTTATGGCATCACCATGCAAGACATCGCCATTACGCTGTCGACCATGATGAGTGATGGCTACGTAAACCGCGTGGACTTAGATGGCCGCAGCTATGAGGTGATCCCACAGGTGTATCGTAAAGATCGCCTTAATCCGGACTCGATCAATGATTACTATGTGCGCGCGCAAAATGGCGACATGGTGCCGCTGGCGAACTTAGTGTCAATCACCATGGAAGCACAGCCTCGTTCTTTGCCGCACTATAACCAGCTGAACTCAGCGACCATAGGTGGGGTACTGACGCCGGGTGTATCCATGGGTGATGCCATTAACTTCTTAGAGCAAGAAGTGTCGGCCAACCTGCCTAAAGGCTACAGCCACGACTACTTAGGTGGCGCTCGTCAGTTTGTGACCGAAGGTAGCGCGCTGTACATGACCTTCTTACTGGCCTTGTTCATCATCTTCTTGGTGTTGGCATCGCAGTTTGAAAGTGTGCGTGACCCCTTGGTTATTATGGTATCGGTACCGCTGGCCATTTCAGGCGCCCTAATTGCCTTGGCATGGGGGCTTGCCACCATGAATATTTATACTCAGGTGGGGCTAATAACCTTGGTCGGTGTGATCACCAAGCACGGTATCTTGATGTGTGAAGTGGCCAAAGAAGAGCAGCTTGCCGGTGCCAACCGTCACGATGCCATTCGCATCGCCGCACGCATTCGGTTACGCGCCATCTTGATGACCACTGCCGCCATGGTGGCCGGCTTAGTACCGCTGCTCTTTGCAGTGGGCGCCGGTGCTATCTCACGCTTTGGTATGGGTATCGTTATCGTATCGGGCTTGAGTATTGGTACGCTGTTTACGCTGTTTGTGTTGCCGGTGATTTACACCTTCTTGGCCTCACAGCACAAGCCGCTGCCGGTGTTTGATGAAGACCAAGCACCCAAGACGGTAGATAACCATTAA
- a CDS encoding efflux RND transporter periplasmic adaptor subunit, which yields MKKWTLSMLLLVVLIFGSVIGFNLFKQKMMGEYFANMPVPSFPVTTTEITPKDWTPRIAAIGFIEPIQGINISNEATGIVRAIHFESGQKVKAGDILLELDADVEKANLRSTQGRVPSVQANLKRTRQLLARGSVSQGQLDDAQANYQELIGQVDSLKATIARRTIRAPFDGVMGIRNAYLGQYLNAGSDIARLEDISQFRIRFTIPQTRIADIAVGQSLNIFVDAYPTTPFEGEITAIEPQINPESGVVQVQASIPNQDGKLRSGMFAKLDVQLPTQTAQILVPQQAINFTLYGQTVYVVEEQQPEAGKEQADANKDAEPVLVAKQRVVEVAEREDDYARVVKGLKAGEVIVTSGQVRLSNGSHVKPVENDALDTPASAPQL from the coding sequence ATGAAAAAATGGACATTGTCCATGTTGTTGCTGGTAGTGCTTATTTTCGGCAGCGTCATCGGCTTTAACTTATTTAAACAAAAGATGATGGGCGAATACTTCGCCAACATGCCGGTACCTAGCTTTCCGGTGACCACCACTGAGATTACCCCCAAAGATTGGACGCCGCGTATTGCTGCCATCGGTTTTATTGAGCCGATCCAAGGCATCAATATCAGCAACGAAGCGACGGGTATTGTGCGCGCCATTCATTTTGAGTCCGGCCAGAAAGTAAAAGCCGGTGATATTTTGCTCGAACTGGATGCCGACGTAGAAAAAGCCAACCTGCGCAGTACTCAAGGCCGCGTGCCTTCGGTACAGGCCAACTTAAAGCGAACCCGCCAGCTGCTGGCCCGTGGCTCAGTTTCTCAAGGCCAGTTAGATGATGCTCAAGCTAATTATCAAGAACTGATCGGCCAAGTAGACTCGCTGAAAGCAACCATTGCTCGTCGTACCATACGCGCGCCGTTCGATGGCGTGATGGGTATTCGTAATGCTTATCTCGGTCAGTATCTGAATGCAGGTTCCGATATTGCCCGTTTAGAAGATATCAGCCAGTTCCGCATTCGCTTTACCATTCCGCAAACCCGTATCGCAGATATCGCCGTAGGCCAGTCGTTGAATATTTTTGTCGATGCTTACCCAACTACGCCATTTGAAGGTGAGATCACCGCCATTGAGCCGCAAATTAATCCTGAGTCCGGTGTAGTGCAGGTGCAAGCCAGTATTCCTAACCAAGATGGTAAGTTGCGTTCCGGCATGTTTGCCAAGTTGGACGTACAGCTGCCGACGCAAACCGCGCAGATTTTGGTGCCACAGCAAGCCATTAACTTCACTCTCTACGGCCAAACTGTGTATGTAGTTGAAGAGCAGCAGCCAGAAGCAGGCAAAGAGCAGGCAGACGCGAACAAAGACGCCGAGCCGGTGCTGGTAGCAAAACAACGAGTAGTAGAAGTGGCCGAGCGTGAGGATGATTATGCCCGCGTAGTTAAAGGCCTAAAAGCTGGCGAAGTGATCGTGACCTCGGGTCAGGTGCGTTTGTCTAACGGCAGTCATGTGAAGCCAGTAGAAAACGATGCGCTGGACACCCCAGCGTCAGCGCCCCAGCTGTAA
- a CDS encoding TetR/AcrR family transcriptional regulator — MPDKRERILSSAEALIAQRGFHGISMQQVATRANVATGTIYRYFSDKETLLRCVHEERLRDAATAILQNVDAEEPSYAQFRQLWLNTMHYLQASPDSLCYRVQYEASPLFNREEERLMDERYFKPVHEFFECGRVKGLFRDLPAELLGFLALENLMLLIQKCTKGCIELNNDIYEQLLDASWNAILKR; from the coding sequence ATGCCCGATAAACGCGAGCGTATTCTAAGCTCAGCGGAAGCTTTGATTGCCCAACGCGGCTTTCACGGTATTTCGATGCAACAAGTGGCAACACGCGCCAATGTTGCGACCGGTACCATCTACCGCTATTTTTCTGATAAAGAAACCTTATTACGCTGTGTACACGAAGAACGATTACGTGATGCGGCAACCGCTATACTGCAAAATGTCGATGCCGAGGAGCCCAGTTACGCTCAGTTTCGCCAGCTCTGGCTCAACACTATGCACTATCTGCAAGCGAGCCCCGATAGCCTGTGTTATCGGGTGCAGTATGAAGCTTCTCCGTTATTTAACCGAGAAGAAGAACGGCTAATGGATGAACGCTACTTTAAGCCAGTGCATGAGTTTTTCGAGTGTGGCCGAGTCAAGGGGCTGTTTCGCGATTTGCCCGCTGAGTTACTCGGCTTTTTAGCGCTTGAGAACCTTATGTTACTGATCCAGAAGTGCACCAAAGGCTGTATTGAGCTCAATAATGACATATATGAACAGCTGCTTGATGCGAGCTGGAACGCCATTCTTAAACGTTAA
- a CDS encoding IclR family transcriptional regulator — protein sequence MTEEVKPKKTKASKPTSATQVQSLSRALLLLECLASSDLGMSLTEVANSLELAPSTTHRLLNSLRSHDFVDVDDTQGLWSIGVNAFAVGNAYLKKRDVIAQSRPFMRRLVADTGETSNLAILEQDRVVYVGQVESPQTMRMVVSLGSSSPLHASGVGKALLSVVPIKDAMAVIKQTNMVPFTEHTITDADQFAAELQHIKQQGYSLDDEEQFEGLRCIAANIYNEYGEAVAAISISGPAVRVKRERLAHLSQLVVDAAQEVTEVIGGKTPKGQR from the coding sequence ATGACCGAAGAAGTAAAACCTAAAAAAACAAAAGCCAGCAAACCGACTAGCGCTACTCAAGTGCAGTCGCTTTCCCGTGCCTTATTATTATTAGAATGCTTGGCCAGCTCAGATCTGGGCATGTCGCTTACCGAAGTGGCCAACAGCCTAGAGCTCGCGCCCTCTACTACGCACCGTTTATTAAATAGCTTGCGCAGCCACGACTTCGTCGATGTGGATGATACCCAAGGCTTATGGAGCATAGGCGTGAATGCCTTTGCGGTAGGTAATGCGTACTTGAAAAAGCGCGATGTGATTGCCCAGTCGCGCCCCTTTATGCGGCGTTTAGTGGCCGATACCGGCGAAACCTCAAACCTCGCTATCTTAGAGCAAGATCGCGTGGTGTATGTGGGGCAGGTAGAATCACCGCAAACTATGCGTATGGTAGTGTCTTTGGGCAGCAGCTCGCCTTTGCATGCTTCCGGCGTAGGTAAGGCATTGTTATCTGTGGTGCCAATTAAAGATGCCATGGCGGTCATCAAGCAAACCAACATGGTGCCCTTTACTGAGCACACTATTACGGATGCCGACCAGTTCGCCGCCGAGTTGCAGCATATTAAGCAACAAGGCTACTCATTAGATGACGAAGAGCAATTTGAGGGTTTGCGCTGTATTGCCGCCAATATCTACAACGAATACGGGGAAGCCGTGGCGGCAATCTCGATTTCTGGCCCCGCCGTACGCGTAAAGCGTGAGCGCTTAGCGCACTTAAGTCAGCTAGTAGTGGATGCGGCCCAAGAAGTGACCGAGGTCATTGGTGGTAAAACACCGAAAGGGCAGCGGTAA
- a CDS encoding saccharopine dehydrogenase family protein — translation MKRNVLIIGAGGVAQVVAHKCAQYNDVLGNIHIASRTVEKCQQIVDSVQEKGSLKTAGDLQAHALDALDIEATKALISKTQSQMVINVGSPFINMSVLQACIETGAAYMDTAIHEDPDKICENPPWYANYEWKRKQLCADNGITAILGVGFDPGMVNTYAAAAVKEDYFDRVESIDIIDINAGNHGHYFATNFDPEINFREFTGRVWSWQNNAWVKNKMFEVKRTDDLPVVGMQTSYMTGHDEIHSLSHHLDVPNVRFWMGFGEHYINVFNVLNSLGLLSEQPVTTAEGLEVVPLKVVKAILPDPASLAPNYTGKTCIGDVVKGQKDGKDKEIFIYNISDHEAAYEEVGSQGISYTAGVPPVAAAILIATGEWDVSRMVNVEELPHRPFINLLNDMGMPTRIKDEHGDRPLSF, via the coding sequence ATGAAAAGAAACGTTCTGATTATTGGTGCCGGTGGTGTCGCCCAAGTTGTTGCTCATAAATGTGCGCAATATAATGATGTTCTGGGTAACATTCACATCGCCTCACGCACGGTCGAGAAGTGTCAACAAATTGTCGACAGCGTACAGGAAAAGGGCAGCTTAAAAACTGCCGGCGACTTGCAAGCTCACGCATTGGATGCACTGGATATTGAAGCAACCAAGGCGTTAATTAGCAAAACACAGTCGCAAATGGTGATCAATGTCGGTTCGCCTTTCATTAATATGTCGGTCCTACAGGCATGCATCGAAACTGGTGCCGCTTATATGGATACGGCTATTCACGAAGATCCCGATAAAATCTGCGAAAACCCACCTTGGTACGCTAACTACGAGTGGAAACGCAAACAGCTGTGTGCCGATAACGGCATCACTGCCATTCTGGGTGTGGGTTTTGACCCTGGCATGGTGAACACCTATGCCGCCGCCGCAGTAAAAGAAGACTACTTCGACCGCGTTGAGTCCATCGATATTATCGATATCAACGCCGGTAACCACGGCCATTATTTTGCCACCAACTTTGATCCTGAAATTAACTTCCGTGAGTTTACCGGTCGTGTCTGGTCTTGGCAGAATAATGCTTGGGTAAAGAACAAGATGTTCGAAGTGAAGCGCACCGACGACTTACCCGTAGTCGGCATGCAAACCAGCTATATGACTGGCCACGACGAAATTCATTCTTTGTCTCACCACCTAGACGTGCCCAACGTGCGTTTTTGGATGGGCTTTGGCGAGCACTACATTAACGTGTTTAACGTGCTCAACAGCCTAGGTTTATTGTCTGAGCAACCGGTTACCACTGCCGAAGGCCTAGAAGTAGTGCCGCTCAAAGTGGTGAAAGCCATCTTGCCGGATCCTGCTTCCTTGGCGCCTAACTACACAGGTAAAACCTGTATTGGCGACGTGGTAAAGGGTCAGAAAGACGGTAAAGACAAAGAGATCTTCATCTATAACATCAGCGACCACGAAGCCGCCTATGAAGAAGTAGGCAGCCAAGGTATTTCTTATACCGCTGGCGTACCACCGGTGGCTGCCGCTATTCTCATCGCCACTGGCGAATGGGATGTATCGCGCATGGTCAACGTTGAAGAGCTGCCGCACCGCCCGTTCATTAACCTACTTAATGACATGGGCATGCCTACGCGTATTAAAGACGAACACGGCGATCGCCCACTGAGCTTCTAA
- a CDS encoding carboxynorspermidine decarboxylase, which yields MIKTPYYLIDKAALLRNMEKIAYVREHSGAKALLALKCFATWSVFDLMSQYMDGTTSSSLNEVKLGKLKFPGETHAYSVAYSDDEIAEVLAHSDKIIFNSIGQLTRFADESANHVRGLRLNPGVSSSAFLIADPSRPFSRLGEWNAEEISPVLEQISGFMIHNNCENNDFSLFDHMLSDIEAKFGDLLKHPNITWVSLGGGIHFTGEGYPLDHFCARLKAFSESYGVQVYLEPGEASITQTTSLEVTVLDTLYNGKHLAIVDSSIEAHMLDLLIYRETAKMAPNDGVHEYMVCGKSCLAGDIFGEFNFEQPLKVGDRLSFIDAAGYTMVKKNWFNGVNMPAIAIRQLDGQVELVKEFGFNDFVNSLS from the coding sequence TTGATAAAGACGCCGTACTATCTCATCGATAAAGCCGCACTTTTGCGCAATATGGAAAAGATCGCCTATGTGCGTGAACATTCCGGAGCCAAAGCACTGCTGGCCTTAAAATGCTTTGCTACCTGGTCGGTGTTCGACTTAATGAGCCAATACATGGACGGCACTACCTCGTCTTCGCTCAATGAAGTCAAACTCGGCAAGCTGAAATTTCCCGGTGAAACCCATGCTTATAGCGTGGCTTACTCCGACGACGAAATTGCAGAAGTGTTAGCCCACAGCGATAAAATTATTTTTAACTCTATTGGCCAGCTTACTCGCTTTGCCGATGAGTCTGCTAATCATGTGCGCGGTTTGCGTTTAAACCCCGGCGTGTCTAGCTCTGCCTTTTTAATTGCCGACCCCTCCCGCCCTTTTAGCCGTTTAGGCGAGTGGAATGCTGAAGAAATCAGCCCAGTGCTGGAGCAAATCTCCGGCTTTATGATCCACAACAACTGCGAGAACAATGACTTTTCCTTGTTCGATCATATGTTAAGCGACATAGAAGCCAAGTTTGGCGACTTGCTTAAGCATCCTAATATCACTTGGGTGAGTTTAGGCGGCGGCATTCACTTCACCGGCGAAGGTTATCCGCTTGATCACTTCTGTGCCCGCCTTAAAGCCTTTAGTGAGAGTTATGGCGTGCAAGTTTACTTAGAGCCCGGTGAAGCCTCCATTACCCAGACTACCTCACTGGAAGTCACGGTGCTGGATACCCTCTATAATGGTAAGCATTTGGCCATCGTCGACAGCTCCATTGAAGCGCACATGCTGGATCTGCTGATTTATCGCGAGACCGCAAAAATGGCGCCCAATGATGGCGTTCATGAGTACATGGTTTGCGGTAAGTCTTGTTTGGCCGGCGATATTTTTGGTGAATTTAACTTTGAGCAGCCGCTTAAAGTGGGTGACCGACTGTCGTTTATCGACGCGGCCGGTTACACCATGGTGAAGAAAAACTGGTTTAATGGCGTCAATATGCCCGCCATTGCTATACGTCAACTCGACGGACAAGTTGAGTTGGTTAAGGAGTTCGGTTTCAACGACTTTGTGAACAGCCTCTCCTGA
- a CDS encoding YfcC family protein, whose translation MTTPTSQIDQQPLKTGTKSKKSFEMPHIYVILFVFSAIAAVLTYIVPAGQYERVPGPNGRTTIDPNSYQVIESTPVGLVDFMTSIPKGLMDAGAVVFFTFMIGGMFMVLRRTGIIEIGVDKLTRRFASNTIVIIPVLMTTFAVIATLIGTQELALVYVPVILPLMIALRFDSITAAGVALVATTAGFATGILNPINTGLGQQLADLPVYSGMLLRAVAFVLILLVGIFYVTRYALKVRNNPALSLMGDDAKEQAKRDRYLHSASEQSLTATTRQKWASLAALSFFGLLVWGVMTRGWFMMEMAGLFIIMGVVVGLIAGLKTEDICDGFNEGFRDVLVGAMICGIARAIAVVLEDGQIMDTLVYSLGNLVGGFPAMFSAIGMFFAQLGLNFVIPSGSGQALVTMPIMAPLSDLVGVTRQTAVLAFQLGDGLGNILYPTSGYFMATLALAGVSWNKWVKFFLPLFAVWIMISMGFLIFAQVTQWVG comes from the coding sequence ATGACAACACCCACTTCTCAGATAGACCAGCAGCCGCTAAAAACCGGCACAAAGAGTAAAAAATCATTCGAGATGCCACATATTTATGTCATCTTATTTGTGTTTAGCGCAATCGCTGCTGTTTTAACCTATATCGTACCTGCGGGCCAGTATGAGCGCGTACCAGGACCCAACGGCCGTACCACTATTGATCCCAACTCTTATCAGGTGATCGAATCTACTCCTGTCGGACTGGTCGACTTTATGACATCCATTCCCAAGGGATTGATGGATGCAGGCGCGGTGGTATTCTTCACCTTTATGATCGGCGGTATGTTTATGGTGCTGCGTCGTACCGGCATCATCGAAATTGGGGTAGATAAGCTGACCCGCCGCTTTGCCAGCAACACCATAGTGATTATTCCGGTATTGATGACCACGTTCGCGGTGATCGCCACGCTTATCGGCACCCAAGAGCTCGCCTTAGTCTATGTGCCCGTTATCTTGCCGTTGATGATAGCGCTACGCTTTGACTCAATCACCGCAGCCGGTGTCGCACTCGTTGCCACTACTGCAGGCTTTGCCACCGGTATACTTAATCCCATTAATACTGGGTTAGGCCAACAGCTCGCTGACCTGCCTGTTTACTCAGGCATGCTCTTACGCGCCGTGGCTTTTGTGCTTATCTTGCTGGTCGGTATCTTCTATGTCACCCGCTATGCGCTCAAGGTACGCAATAACCCTGCACTGAGTTTGATGGGCGACGATGCCAAGGAACAAGCAAAACGTGACCGTTATCTGCACAGTGCCAGCGAGCAATCACTCACCGCCACCACTCGTCAGAAATGGGCTTCTTTGGCCGCTCTCAGCTTCTTTGGTCTGCTAGTGTGGGGAGTCATGACCCGCGGCTGGTTTATGATGGAAATGGCCGGTCTCTTTATCATCATGGGTGTGGTTGTAGGCCTGATTGCCGGCCTTAAAACTGAAGATATCTGTGATGGATTTAATGAGGGATTCAGAGATGTATTAGTCGGCGCCATGATTTGTGGCATCGCTCGGGCAATAGCTGTGGTGTTAGAAGATGGCCAGATCATGGATACCTTGGTTTATAGCTTAGGTAACTTAGTGGGTGGCTTTCCGGCTATGTTCTCTGCTATTGGTATGTTCTTCGCCCAGCTTGGCTTAAATTTTGTCATTCCTTCGGGCAGCGGCCAAGCCCTAGTCACTATGCCAATCATGGCCCCGTTATCGGATCTAGTGGGTGTAACTCGCCAGACTGCAGTACTGGCGTTCCAGTTAGGCGACGGACTCGGCAATATTTTATATCCAACCTCCGGTTACTTTATGGCAACTCTAGCGCTGGCTGGCGTGTCTTGGAATAAGTGGGTTAAGTTCTTTCTGCCGCTGTTTGCAGTCTGGATTATGATTTCTATGGGCTTCCTGATCTTCGCTCAAGTCACCCAATGGGTTGGCTAA
- a CDS encoding 2-hydroxy-3-oxopropionate reductase, with translation MKIGFIGTGIMGKPMAENLQKAGYTLYFSEHFNAAPADLVGEKGIALATPKAVAEAADVIITMVPDTPQVEDVLFGENGVAEGLSAGKIVVDMSSISPIATKVIAKRVNETGADYLDAPVSGGEVGAINATLTIMVGGEQSVFDKINPLFEIMGKNITLVGGNGDGQTTKVANQIIVALNIEAVAEALVFASKAGADPAKVREALMGGFASSKILEVHGERMVKGTFEPGFRIALHQKDLNLALTGARELGVSLPNTAGAQELFNTCNALGGAGWDHSGLIKALEHLANHNIRGE, from the coding sequence ATGAAAATAGGTTTTATCGGTACCGGTATCATGGGCAAGCCAATGGCTGAGAACCTGCAAAAAGCAGGTTATACCCTTTATTTCTCTGAGCACTTCAACGCAGCTCCTGCCGACTTGGTAGGCGAGAAAGGTATTGCTTTGGCAACGCCTAAAGCGGTTGCAGAAGCTGCAGACGTTATCATCACTATGGTGCCAGATACCCCACAGGTTGAAGACGTACTGTTTGGTGAGAACGGCGTAGCTGAAGGTCTGTCTGCTGGCAAAATCGTAGTAGACATGTCTTCTATCTCTCCTATCGCTACCAAAGTTATCGCTAAGCGCGTTAACGAAACTGGTGCCGACTACTTAGACGCTCCAGTATCTGGCGGCGAAGTGGGTGCGATCAACGCAACTCTGACCATCATGGTTGGTGGCGAGCAGTCAGTATTCGACAAGATTAACCCTTTGTTCGAAATCATGGGTAAGAACATTACTCTGGTAGGCGGTAACGGTGACGGTCAGACTACTAAAGTAGCGAACCAAATCATTGTTGCCCTGAACATTGAAGCCGTTGCAGAAGCGCTGGTATTTGCTTCTAAAGCCGGTGCCGATCCTGCCAAGGTGCGTGAAGCACTGATGGGTGGTTTCGCTTCTTCTAAAATTTTAGAAGTACACGGCGAGCGTATGGTTAAGGGTACTTTTGAACCTGGTTTCCGTATCGCTTTACACCAGAAAGACCTGAACTTGGCTCTGACTGGCGCACGTGAACTGGGTGTTTCTCTGCCTAACACTGCAGGCGCACAAGAGTTGTTCAACACTTGTAACGCTCTGGGCGGTGCTGGTTGGGACCACTCTGGTTTGATCAAGGCTCTTGAGCACTTGGCTAACCACAACATTCGCGGCGAGTGA